The following are encoded together in the Janthinobacterium sp. Marseille genome:
- a CDS encoding DUF2239 family protein — translation MHDLLAKPTTAFQGTRLLASGALLEVALAVKAATDSGAAETILVFDDKSGRVIDLDLRGSSADISARLSQPAPAPAGRFRSRTAAEAAKEESTEPRGRGRPKLGVVAREVTLLPRQWEWLAEQPEGASAVLRKLVDEAKRNNSSQQRKAAQEATYQFMLAIAGDRPGYEEATRALFANDSVKLEQGIAEWPEDIKAHVLRLLSAADVHEAG, via the coding sequence ATGCACGACCTTCTTGCCAAACCAACTACCGCCTTCCAGGGTACGCGACTCCTCGCGTCCGGTGCCTTGCTGGAGGTTGCCCTTGCCGTCAAGGCAGCGACCGACAGTGGTGCGGCCGAGACCATCCTCGTATTCGACGACAAGAGCGGCCGCGTAATTGACCTGGACCTGCGTGGCTCCAGTGCGGACATCAGCGCACGGTTATCGCAACCGGCACCTGCGCCGGCGGGTCGCTTCCGGTCGCGCACTGCAGCCGAAGCTGCGAAGGAAGAAAGCACCGAACCGCGCGGGCGGGGGCGACCAAAACTCGGTGTCGTTGCCCGCGAAGTCACCTTATTGCCACGGCAATGGGAGTGGCTGGCCGAACAGCCGGAAGGGGCTTCTGCCGTATTGCGGAAACTGGTCGATGAAGCGAAGCGAAACAATAGTTCGCAACAAAGGAAGGCAGCACAAGAAGCCACCTATCAATTCATGCTGGCAATCGCGGGTGATCGTCCCGGCTATGAAGAAGCGACGCGCGCGCTTTTCGCAAACGATAGCGTAAAGCTGGAGCAGGGCATTGCGGAATGGCCGGAAGACATCAAGGCGCACGTCCTGCGTTTGTTATCAGCTGCCGACGTTCATGAGGCAGGCTAA
- a CDS encoding MFS transporter, whose translation MNDACAECPNPPFAGNLSEATAGAAESANWAGITSLALGVFGLVTAEFLPASLLTAMANDLGVSDGAAGQAVTATALVGAGAALMIPVLTRNFDRKRVILTLTILLVLSNVLAATAENLPVLLVSRVLLGIALGGFWSMAAALAMRLVPDNLFARAMSFILTGVSVATVGAAPIGAYMGDLWGWRSAFIAAGIVSIITLVVQFFAIPSLPPKDNPSLKILFELLRRTNVRVALFAVLLVISGHFAGFTYIRPLMEHITHLSVSAISAVLLGYGIGGFFGNFAGGFIAERSERYAVVFGGTLIALLAATLWIAGSSATVAAIAIALWGFAFGAFPVGFQTWIVRAAPDQAEAAGGLMVAAFQIAIASGAIGGGILVDHVGALGGPIFATVALTLGTLLTLHYGPRAVRI comes from the coding sequence ATGAACGACGCGTGCGCAGAATGCCCCAATCCCCCATTTGCCGGAAACCTGAGTGAAGCAACAGCCGGCGCGGCAGAGAGTGCCAATTGGGCCGGCATTACCAGTCTCGCGCTCGGCGTATTTGGCCTCGTTACGGCGGAATTCCTGCCGGCCAGCCTGCTGACTGCAATGGCGAATGACCTCGGGGTTTCCGACGGTGCCGCCGGGCAGGCGGTGACTGCGACTGCATTGGTCGGGGCCGGTGCCGCCCTGATGATTCCAGTGCTCACACGCAATTTTGACCGCAAGCGCGTGATCCTGACCCTGACTATCTTGCTGGTGCTGTCGAATGTACTCGCCGCCACCGCAGAAAACCTTCCGGTATTGCTGGTTTCGCGCGTGTTGCTGGGCATCGCGCTGGGTGGTTTCTGGTCGATGGCTGCCGCGCTCGCCATGCGCCTGGTGCCGGATAATCTATTCGCACGGGCAATGTCCTTCATCCTTACCGGTGTTTCCGTGGCGACTGTGGGCGCGGCACCTATCGGTGCTTATATGGGCGACTTGTGGGGTTGGCGCAGTGCCTTCATCGCCGCAGGCATCGTCAGCATCATCACGCTGGTCGTACAGTTCTTCGCGATCCCGTCGCTGCCACCGAAAGATAACCCGAGTCTGAAAATACTCTTCGAACTGCTACGCCGCACCAATGTAAGGGTCGCCCTGTTTGCCGTGTTGCTGGTGATTTCCGGTCACTTTGCCGGCTTTACCTACATTCGTCCGCTGATGGAACACATCACGCATCTGTCGGTCAGCGCGATCTCGGCAGTCTTGCTCGGTTATGGCATCGGCGGTTTCTTCGGCAATTTTGCCGGCGGCTTCATTGCCGAACGCAGCGAACGTTATGCAGTGGTGTTCGGCGGGACACTCATTGCATTGCTGGCTGCTACCTTGTGGATCGCCGGCAGTTCGGCCACCGTGGCGGCGATAGCGATTGCACTGTGGGGCTTTGCCTTCGGCGCATTCCCGGTCGGTTTCCAGACCTGGATCGTGCGTGCGGCACCGGACCAGGCTGAAGCAGCGGGTGGTCTGATGGTTGCGGCATTCCAGATAGCGATTGCCAGCGGTGCCATCGGCGGCGGTATCCTCGTCGATCACGTCGGTGCGCTGGGCGGTCCGATTTTCGCCACCGTGGCACTGACGCTGGGCACCTTGCTCACATTGCATTACGGTCCGCGGGCTGTACGGATTTAA
- a CDS encoding MFS transporter, with product MYAQSLSNWLDRRGIHFSWVIVAITFLTMLTSSAALGLPGVLLQPLSKEFGWSNDQISSAVAVRYVLFGFIGPFAAIFMERFGLRKVITIALVLVAACLALSTMMTELWQMFLLWGLLLGTGTGLTALVLGAVVANRWFEKRRGLVLGLLTASSATGQLIFLPFGAWLIQNYGWRMSVIPVFLCCAAVAVLAFLLVRDRPHDVGAVAYGAAPGSEPPPLPATAQMTMMEPFRVLRSASRNRTFWVLAGTFFICGLSTSGLIQTHFVSLCGDYGMAAIPAASVLAMMGAFDFIGTILSGWLSDRYDNRKLLFWYYGLRGLSLIWLPHSEFTLYGLSLFAMFYGLDWFATVPVTVKLAGAEFGKERAGMVFGWIFTAHQIGGAFAAYGAGLSRTILMAYTPALYAAGIACLFAAVIVFMIKKPVRATT from the coding sequence ATGTACGCTCAATCGCTGTCAAACTGGCTGGACCGCCGAGGTATACATTTCTCATGGGTGATCGTCGCGATTACCTTCCTCACCATGCTGACATCGTCGGCCGCGCTGGGTTTGCCCGGCGTGCTGCTGCAACCTTTGAGCAAGGAATTCGGCTGGAGCAATGACCAGATTTCATCGGCGGTGGCCGTACGCTATGTGCTGTTCGGTTTCATCGGCCCGTTCGCCGCGATCTTCATGGAACGCTTCGGCTTGCGCAAAGTCATCACCATTGCGCTGGTACTCGTGGCCGCCTGTCTAGCACTCTCGACCATGATGACCGAGCTGTGGCAAATGTTCCTCTTGTGGGGTTTGCTGCTCGGTACCGGTACCGGCCTGACGGCATTGGTGTTGGGTGCAGTGGTGGCGAATCGCTGGTTTGAAAAACGCCGCGGCCTGGTGCTCGGCTTGCTGACCGCCAGCTCGGCGACCGGTCAATTGATCTTCCTGCCGTTCGGCGCATGGCTGATCCAGAACTACGGCTGGCGCATGTCGGTGATCCCGGTCTTCCTGTGCTGTGCAGCGGTAGCGGTACTGGCCTTCCTGCTGGTGCGTGACCGGCCGCATGATGTCGGCGCAGTTGCTTATGGTGCGGCACCGGGCAGTGAACCGCCACCCTTGCCGGCTACCGCGCAAATGACGATGATGGAACCCTTCCGCGTCTTGCGCAGCGCGTCGCGCAATCGCACCTTCTGGGTGTTGGCCGGTACTTTCTTTATCTGCGGCCTGAGCACCAGCGGTTTGATCCAGACCCACTTCGTTTCACTCTGCGGTGATTACGGCATGGCTGCGATTCCTGCAGCCAGCGTGCTGGCGATGATGGGTGCTTTCGATTTCATCGGCACCATCCTCTCCGGTTGGCTCTCCGATCGCTATGACAACCGTAAACTCTTGTTCTGGTATTACGGCTTGCGCGGCTTGTCGCTGATCTGGTTGCCGCATTCCGAATTCACGCTGTATGGCCTGTCACTGTTCGCGATGTTTTACGGCCTGGACTGGTTCGCTACGGTACCGGTAACGGTAAAACTGGCGGGGGCCGAATTCGGCAAGGAAAGAGCCGGCATGGTCTTTGGCTGGATCTTTACCGCACATCAGATCGGCGGCGCATTTGCCGCTTACGGTGCAGGCCTGTCGCGTACTATCCTGATGGCTTACACACCGGCCTTGTACGCAGCAGGTATCGCCTGTCTCTTTGCTGCAGTGATTGTCTTCATGATCAAGAAACCGGTCAGGGCGACTACTTAG
- a CDS encoding diacylglycerol kinase family protein yields the protein MNGGSGRHDEDDTRQTIETAMQAAGRPYRIFVIEDVTQIQATVRQAVDAAQEQGAVVVAVGGDGTINAVANIVLGSGCIFGALPQGTFNYFGRTHGIPEEIEESLQDLLHGEPIPVQVGEVNGHIFLVNASVGLYPELLEDRESFKQKYGRSRLVAIWAAIATVFGRHRQLHLTLEQDGTRTTMRTTTLFVGNNRLQLEQVGMPQAEAVVQGQLAAIAVRPVGKLAMLWLGACGALGRLGDAGNVVGFSFRSLTVATRSKLVNAGTAEAQKSTGRKQQGRQIKLAADGEIMWLETPLEFRVAPEPLLVIKRSRSVAGGNAG from the coding sequence ATGAACGGCGGTTCCGGTCGCCATGACGAAGACGATACGCGGCAAACGATAGAAACAGCCATGCAGGCGGCGGGGCGTCCATACCGCATATTCGTGATTGAAGATGTGACGCAGATCCAGGCAACGGTGCGGCAGGCTGTTGATGCGGCGCAGGAGCAGGGGGCTGTCGTTGTCGCCGTCGGTGGCGATGGGACGATCAATGCAGTTGCCAATATCGTGCTCGGTAGTGGCTGTATCTTCGGTGCGCTGCCGCAAGGGACTTTCAATTATTTTGGCCGCACGCATGGCATTCCGGAAGAAATTGAGGAATCGCTGCAGGACCTATTGCACGGTGAACCGATACCTGTACAGGTTGGCGAGGTCAATGGGCATATTTTTCTGGTCAATGCGAGCGTGGGTCTGTATCCGGAACTGCTGGAAGACCGTGAGTCATTCAAGCAAAAGTATGGCCGCAGCCGACTGGTGGCGATCTGGGCAGCGATCGCCACGGTGTTTGGCCGCCACCGGCAATTACACCTGACGCTGGAGCAGGATGGCACGCGTACCACAATGCGCACGACGACTTTATTCGTCGGCAACAACCGCCTGCAACTGGAGCAGGTCGGGATGCCGCAGGCGGAAGCCGTCGTGCAGGGGCAGCTCGCCGCGATTGCCGTGCGTCCGGTCGGCAAGCTGGCGATGCTGTGGCTGGGTGCATGTGGTGCACTGGGGCGTTTGGGCGATGCCGGGAATGTCGTCGGTTTCAGTTTCCGTAGCCTTACCGTTGCGACACGCAGCAAGCTTGTGAATGCAGGAACGGCAGAGGCGCAAAAAAGTACAGGCAGGAAACAGCAGGGACGGCAGATCAAGCTTGCTGCCGATGGGGAAATAATGTGGCTGGAGACACCGCTTGAGTTTCGCGTGGCACCGGAACCTTTACTTGTGATCAAGCGTAGCCGCAGTGTTGCGGGAGGTAATGCCGGATGA
- a CDS encoding NAD(P)-dependent alcohol dehydrogenase produces MAHAHGYAVHDAQSPLVPFQFERREPGPHDVCVDILYCGICHSDLHQARNDWSNSLYPMVPGHEIVGRVSAVGAHVKKFKVGDIAGVGCMVDSCRQCAACNADLEQYCAEGATWTYNGTERGSDQLTFGGYSDHVVVEERFVVKVPGNLDIKAVAPLLCAGITTYSPLRHVKVGAGQKVGVIGLGGLGHMGVKFAKAMGAHVVMITTSPDKGKDATRLGADEILVSRDPAAMAQHAGSFDFLLNTIPVGHDVNPYLGLLKLDGKMGMVGVLTAIDPIIGGNLIFGRKSIFGSGIGGMAETQEMLDFCGQHNIVSDVEMIAIKDVNHAWERMEKNDVRYRFVIDMATLG; encoded by the coding sequence ATGGCCCACGCTCATGGTTATGCGGTTCACGATGCACAGTCCCCTTTGGTGCCGTTCCAGTTCGAACGTCGCGAACCAGGGCCACACGATGTCTGCGTCGATATTCTGTATTGCGGTATTTGCCATTCGGACCTGCACCAGGCGCGCAATGACTGGTCCAACTCCCTGTATCCGATGGTGCCCGGCCACGAAATCGTAGGCCGTGTTTCCGCCGTCGGTGCACATGTAAAAAAATTCAAGGTCGGCGACATTGCCGGTGTCGGTTGCATGGTGGATTCCTGCCGCCAGTGCGCTGCATGCAATGCTGACCTCGAACAATATTGCGCCGAAGGTGCGACCTGGACTTATAACGGTACCGAACGTGGCAGCGACCAACTGACCTTCGGCGGTTACTCCGATCATGTGGTTGTCGAAGAACGTTTTGTCGTGAAGGTGCCTGGCAACCTGGATATCAAAGCGGTTGCGCCTTTGCTGTGCGCCGGCATCACCACCTACTCACCGCTGCGTCACGTCAAGGTCGGGGCGGGACAGAAAGTCGGCGTGATTGGTCTCGGTGGCCTCGGCCATATGGGCGTGAAATTCGCGAAAGCGATGGGCGCGCATGTGGTGATGATCACCACCTCGCCGGACAAGGGCAAGGATGCGACCCGCCTGGGTGCGGATGAAATCCTGGTCTCGCGTGATCCGGCTGCGATGGCGCAACATGCCGGTAGCTTTGACTTCCTGCTCAACACCATCCCGGTCGGCCATGACGTCAATCCCTACCTCGGCTTGCTGAAACTGGATGGCAAAATGGGCATGGTCGGCGTCTTGACTGCGATTGATCCGATCATCGGCGGCAACCTGATTTTCGGACGTAAATCGATATTCGGTTCCGGCATAGGCGGCATGGCTGAAACGCAGGAGATGCTGGATTTCTGCGGCCAACACAATATCGTCAGCGATGTCGAAATGATCGCGATCAAGGATGTGAACCATGCGTGGGAACGGATGGAAAAGAATGACGTTCGTTATCGTTTCGTGATCGATATGGCGACCTTGGGCTAA
- a CDS encoding alpha/beta hydrolase — protein sequence MKFVKANGIELAYESFGAEQDEVILLIAGLGTQMIRWTTPFCEELAGQAYRVIRFDNRDAGCSTHFSASGTLDFKELASALMAGRRPDVPYTLYDMAGDAIALLDALAIERAHVVGRSMGGMIAQIMASEHPARVLSLTSIMSSTGNPELPQAAPDVMASMMRPAPDPFIDEAGFLSQRLAFAGRIAGSAYPLDEEMHCILVLEEVSRAYDPAAGGRQIGAMAVAGDRRARLATISQPALVIHGTDDPLILPACGQDTALAIPHAELMLIPGMGHDLPPEVYPMVIHAIVQNMRRARSKQ from the coding sequence ATGAAATTCGTAAAAGCAAATGGCATCGAACTGGCGTATGAAAGTTTTGGTGCCGAGCAGGATGAAGTCATTTTATTGATTGCAGGGCTTGGTACACAGATGATCCGCTGGACCACACCGTTCTGCGAAGAACTTGCGGGGCAGGCTTATCGTGTTATCCGTTTCGATAATCGTGATGCCGGATGTTCAACACACTTCAGTGCCTCGGGTACGCTTGATTTTAAAGAACTGGCTTCCGCACTGATGGCCGGGCGCAGGCCGGATGTGCCATATACCTTGTATGACATGGCCGGCGATGCAATCGCTTTGCTCGATGCGCTTGCTATCGAACGTGCGCATGTTGTTGGTCGCTCCATGGGTGGCATGATTGCGCAAATTATGGCCAGTGAACATCCGGCGCGGGTGCTGTCGCTCACATCAATCATGTCGTCCACCGGTAATCCTGAGTTGCCGCAGGCCGCGCCTGATGTAATGGCGAGCATGATGCGTCCAGCGCCTGATCCCTTCATCGACGAAGCCGGTTTTTTGTCGCAGAGGCTTGCATTCGCAGGCCGTATCGCCGGTAGTGCTTACCCGCTTGATGAAGAGATGCATTGCATTCTTGTATTGGAAGAAGTCAGTCGTGCTTATGATCCCGCAGCTGGCGGTCGGCAGATTGGTGCGATGGCGGTAGCCGGTGACCGGCGCGCACGGCTTGCAACTATTTCACAGCCGGCGCTGGTGATACACGGTACGGATGATCCTTTGATTCTTCCTGCGTGTGGTCAAGATACCGCGCTCGCAATTCCGCATGCAGAATTGATGCTGATCCCGGGCATGGGACATGACTTGCCACCAGAGGTTTACCCGATGGTCATCCATGCCATCGTGCAGAATATGAGGCGCGCCAGGAGTAAACAATAA
- a CDS encoding class I SAM-dependent methyltransferase, with the protein MSNKVSTDKLSVQDLAHISDVTLDHYNQRAAAFWEGTRTHDVSQNIQALLRHIQVAAPFTLLDLGCGPGRDLKTFSDMGHTAVGLDGSAEFVQMARDYAQCEVWQQDFLQLDLPPEHFDGVYANASLFHVPSQELPRVLQQLYATLKAGGVLFSSNPRGQNEEGWNRGRYGAYYELESWRAFMTGAGLVELEHYYRPAGLPLEQQPWLATIWRKAK; encoded by the coding sequence ATGAGCAATAAAGTTTCAACAGACAAACTCAGCGTGCAAGACCTGGCGCACATCAGCGATGTCACACTGGATCACTATAACCAGCGTGCTGCGGCCTTTTGGGAAGGGACGCGTACGCATGATGTCAGCCAGAATATCCAGGCGCTGCTCAGGCATATTCAAGTCGCCGCGCCATTCACGTTGCTAGACCTCGGTTGCGGTCCGGGGCGGGACCTGAAGACTTTCAGCGATATGGGACACACTGCGGTCGGCCTCGATGGCTCGGCCGAGTTTGTGCAGATGGCGCGTGATTATGCGCAATGCGAAGTGTGGCAGCAAGACTTCCTGCAACTCGATTTACCGCCGGAGCATTTTGATGGCGTGTATGCCAATGCGTCCTTGTTTCATGTACCCAGCCAGGAATTGCCCCGTGTATTGCAGCAGCTATACGCGACCCTGAAAGCGGGTGGTGTGCTCTTTAGTTCCAATCCGCGTGGACAGAATGAAGAAGGCTGGAACAGGGGACGTTATGGCGCTTACTACGAGCTGGAAAGCTGGCGCGCGTTCATGACAGGCGCCGGCTTAGTCGAGCTCGAACATTACTACCGGCCAGCCGGCTTGCCGCTTGAGCAGCAGCCGTGGCTGGCGACGATCTGGCGTAAAGCTAAGTAG
- a CDS encoding TetR family transcriptional regulator, which produces MPRVSKEQTDLNRTAIEQASSKLFREKGFNGVSVADLMAAAGLTHGGFYGHFSSKDELAAVACATAFSEASERWQKRMEGKPDEQQALYAIIDGYLSSQKVRDVGNGCPGAALTTDVAREALDKPVRAAYMAGTEELVEILASLCPSPDAAVRRKTALAQWSMMVGSMALARATEGYPIANELLAVAREQLLGDIAA; this is translated from the coding sequence ATGCCGCGCGTATCCAAGGAACAGACCGACCTCAACCGTACCGCCATCGAACAAGCCTCTTCCAAGCTATTCCGCGAAAAGGGCTTTAACGGCGTCAGCGTAGCCGATTTGATGGCTGCCGCCGGCCTCACGCATGGCGGCTTCTATGGTCACTTTTCATCGAAGGATGAATTGGCTGCAGTCGCCTGCGCCACCGCATTCAGCGAAGCATCCGAACGCTGGCAAAAGCGCATGGAAGGCAAACCGGATGAACAGCAGGCGCTATACGCCATCATCGATGGTTACCTGTCTTCGCAAAAAGTACGTGATGTCGGCAATGGTTGCCCGGGTGCCGCGCTGACCACCGACGTTGCACGCGAAGCACTGGATAAACCGGTACGTGCCGCCTATATGGCCGGTACCGAAGAGCTGGTTGAAATCCTCGCTTCGCTGTGCCCTTCACCGGACGCCGCAGTACGCCGCAAAACCGCCCTTGCGCAATGGAGCATGATGGTCGGCTCGATGGCGCTGGCACGCGCCACCGAAGGCTATCCGATTGCCAATGAATTACTGGCGGTCGCGCGCGAGCAATTGCTCGGCGATATCGCTGCCTGA
- a CDS encoding metallophosphoesterase, with the protein MKTVLHISDPHFGTERAPVVKALERLAHAHAPNLLILSGDITQRARAVEFKLARAFVERLAIPSHIVIAGNHDIPLFDVMTRIFLPYTRYCRSFGPELEPVHDSPDLLVLAVRTTRRYRHIEGEVSDVQIERVAQGLKQAGDKQLRIVVTHQPVFVTHEVDEEHLLRGHQRAIGRWAEAGADLILGGHIHRPFTCALHEELADLPRRVWAVQAGTAVSSRIRHDSNNSVNFIRYGCADAPLRCIVERWDYNDEADEFLLKDSIDMHRSILGSTEFPHFALS; encoded by the coding sequence ATGAAGACTGTCTTGCATATCTCCGATCCTCACTTCGGTACCGAGCGCGCGCCGGTCGTCAAGGCGCTGGAACGGTTGGCACATGCACACGCCCCCAATCTGCTGATCCTGTCAGGTGACATTACGCAGCGCGCACGCGCTGTCGAGTTCAAGCTGGCGCGTGCCTTTGTGGAGCGGCTGGCGATTCCTTCGCACATCGTCATTGCCGGCAACCATGACATTCCCCTGTTCGATGTAATGACCCGCATCTTCCTGCCTTATACGCGTTACTGCCGCAGCTTCGGTCCCGAACTTGAACCGGTTCATGACAGCCCTGATTTACTGGTGCTTGCCGTGCGTACTACGCGACGCTACCGGCACATCGAAGGCGAGGTTTCAGATGTACAGATTGAACGCGTGGCGCAAGGTTTGAAGCAGGCCGGTGACAAGCAGCTGCGTATCGTCGTCACGCACCAGCCGGTGTTTGTCACGCACGAGGTCGACGAAGAGCACCTGCTGCGCGGTCATCAGCGCGCGATCGGCAGATGGGCGGAAGCAGGCGCCGACCTGATACTTGGTGGCCATATCCACCGGCCATTTACTTGTGCGCTGCATGAGGAACTTGCCGATTTGCCACGCCGTGTATGGGCGGTACAGGCGGGGACGGCCGTATCCAGCCGCATACGCCACGATTCCAATAATTCGGTCAATTTCATTCGTTACGGTTGTGCAGATGCACCGCTGCGTTGCATCGTCGAGCGCTGGGATTACAACGATGAAGCGGATGAATTCCTGTTGAAGGACAGCATCGACATGCACCGTTCCATCCTTGGCAGTACTGAATTCCCGCATTTCGCTTTATCATAA
- a CDS encoding LysR family transcriptional regulator, with translation MKRDDLSDLAAFATVAEEGNFTRAAARLGMSQSALSHAIKALEQRIGLPLLTRTTRSVSTTEAGERLLRTLRPALDGITAELASLSDLSETPRGVVRITTDQIAARWLIQPVLARFVEQYPNITVEVNNDDGLTNIVADRFDAGVRLGELIEQDMISVRIGPDVKVAIVASPAYLANRGLPLSPQDLKNHRCLNYRLATAGGLYAWEFTRNGRMIEVRVDGPLIFNDWTLSYAAVLEGAGIGYCFEHQVEQDIADGRLVRMLQDWSPTFHGYHLYFPDRRRTPALSALIDALRYENLPAR, from the coding sequence ATGAAAAGAGATGACTTAAGCGACCTGGCTGCTTTTGCGACGGTCGCGGAGGAAGGGAATTTCACCCGCGCCGCAGCCCGGCTCGGTATGTCGCAATCGGCATTGAGCCATGCGATCAAGGCGCTGGAGCAACGCATAGGTTTGCCCTTGCTGACCCGCACTACGCGCAGCGTCTCGACTACCGAAGCCGGTGAACGCCTGTTGCGCACCTTGCGTCCGGCGCTCGATGGCATTACGGCCGAACTGGCCAGCCTGAGCGACCTCAGCGAGACACCACGTGGAGTGGTCAGGATCACGACCGATCAGATTGCGGCGCGCTGGCTGATCCAGCCGGTGCTGGCCCGCTTCGTCGAGCAATATCCAAACATTACGGTGGAAGTGAACAATGACGACGGGCTGACCAATATCGTTGCCGATCGTTTTGACGCCGGGGTGCGTTTGGGTGAGTTGATCGAGCAAGACATGATTTCGGTACGCATCGGACCCGACGTCAAGGTTGCCATCGTTGCGTCACCGGCCTATCTGGCAAACCGTGGTTTACCCTTGTCACCACAGGACCTGAAAAACCATCGCTGCCTGAACTATCGCCTGGCGACTGCGGGTGGACTGTATGCGTGGGAATTCACCAGGAACGGCCGCATGATAGAGGTGAGGGTAGATGGTCCCTTGATCTTCAATGACTGGACGCTATCGTATGCTGCGGTGCTGGAAGGTGCAGGCATAGGCTATTGCTTCGAGCATCAGGTTGAACAAGACATCGCCGATGGCCGTCTCGTACGCATGCTGCAAGACTGGTCACCGACTTTCCACGGTTACCATCTGTACTTTCCTGATCGACGCCGTACACCGGCGCTCAGCGCGCTGATCGATGCATTACGCTATGAAAATCTGCCGGCTCGCTAA
- a CDS encoding AraC family transcriptional regulator, with translation MDPKDTRDTLTEILLGLRLDGVEYGRCVMHEPWAIAFPPKREASFHFIAQGHCWIRTQTTDWMRLNPGDALLLPRSTFHVLASSPEVPTIDVDALARTVVSENLFLVNDEKSSHKVVADDETAAHILFCGMMRFNLDPLHPLLAMMPDVMRACDLAQRDPAVLVMLEAMEREIALDRIGACGILARLADVLAASIIRAWVECASSGATGWIAAVRCPQIGRVLAAIHNQPEREWSVAELATVMGASRSSFVEKFSNAVGETPAKYVARVKMFQARHWIAHEGMRMATVASRLGYDSEASFSRAFKRIIGHPPSEARVG, from the coding sequence ATGGATCCCAAGGATACGCGCGACACCCTGACTGAAATCCTGCTCGGCCTGCGACTCGACGGCGTTGAATACGGCCGCTGCGTGATGCACGAGCCGTGGGCAATTGCCTTTCCGCCAAAACGGGAAGCAAGTTTCCATTTCATCGCACAAGGACATTGCTGGATACGTACGCAGACGACCGACTGGATGCGCCTGAATCCCGGCGATGCGCTGCTTTTACCGCGCAGTACCTTCCATGTACTGGCAAGTTCGCCGGAAGTCCCGACAATAGATGTCGATGCACTGGCGCGCACTGTCGTGTCGGAAAATCTCTTCCTGGTGAATGACGAGAAGTCCTCACACAAGGTCGTGGCGGACGATGAAACAGCCGCGCACATATTGTTTTGCGGCATGATGCGCTTCAACCTCGATCCCCTGCATCCATTGCTGGCGATGATGCCGGATGTGATGCGCGCCTGTGACCTGGCCCAGCGTGACCCCGCCGTGCTCGTCATGCTGGAAGCGATGGAACGCGAGATTGCACTCGATCGCATCGGTGCCTGCGGCATCCTGGCGCGCCTGGCTGATGTGCTGGCGGCCAGCATCATTCGCGCCTGGGTGGAGTGCGCATCCAGTGGTGCCACCGGCTGGATTGCCGCCGTGCGTTGTCCACAGATTGGTCGTGTACTGGCGGCCATCCACAATCAACCGGAACGAGAATGGTCGGTGGCCGAACTGGCTACCGTAATGGGTGCGTCGCGTTCCAGCTTCGTGGAAAAATTTTCCAATGCGGTCGGTGAAACACCGGCCAAGTATGTGGCGCGCGTGAAGATGTTCCAGGCCCGCCACTGGATCGCGCATGAAGGCATGCGCATGGCAACCGTCGCCAGCCGCCTCGGCTACGATTCGGAGGCTTCGTTCAGTCGCGCCTTCAAACGCATCATTGGTCATCCGCCCAGCGAAGCACGGGTCGGCTAA
- a CDS encoding DUF4256 domain-containing protein, which translates to MPKKLTANERENLLATLKARFEKNMKRHPGLKWDAVQEKLEAHPEKLWSLNEMERTGGEPDVLAHDKSGYVFFDCSAESPKGRRSVCYDRAALESRKEHLPDNTAIDMAAEMGIELLSEEQYRELQKFGIVDAKTSSWIKTPADIRKLGGAIFADFRYGHIFIYHNGASSYYAVRGFRGALKV; encoded by the coding sequence ATGCCAAAAAAACTGACAGCAAATGAACGTGAAAACCTGCTTGCCACATTGAAGGCCAGGTTCGAAAAAAACATGAAGCGGCATCCTGGTTTGAAGTGGGATGCCGTACAGGAAAAACTGGAAGCGCATCCGGAAAAACTGTGGTCGCTCAATGAGATGGAGCGCACCGGTGGTGAACCGGATGTGCTTGCGCATGACAAGAGCGGCTACGTTTTCTTTGATTGTTCAGCCGAGAGCCCGAAAGGGCGTCGCAGCGTTTGCTACGACCGCGCAGCGCTGGAGTCGAGGAAGGAACATTTGCCCGACAATACCGCCATCGATATGGCGGCTGAGATGGGCATAGAGCTTTTATCCGAAGAGCAGTACCGGGAATTGCAGAAATTCGGCATCGTCGATGCCAAGACGTCCAGCTGGATCAAAACACCGGCGGATATCCGGAAGCTGGGCGGTGCCATCTTTGCCGATTTCCGCTACGGCCACATCTTCATTTATCACAATGGTGCATCGTCCTACTATGCGGTCCGGGGCTTCCGTGGCGCGCTCAAGGTTTGA